The proteins below are encoded in one region of Prosthecobacter vanneervenii:
- a CDS encoding CocE/NonD family hydrolase — protein MKRSLLLTATLFMTSFPSLADEALAAKMKALFPKADVDHDGLLSSTEQAQAAEHVKKVYGEQWSQKILGMFSLAAAADKTVSTEAWLKQVAENTREVAMTTERVAMRDGVKLATDIYLPAGPGPFPVILARTPYNRVTHHESAPGFARDGYAFVNQDMRGRHASEGENLPFIGCGWGEHQDGVDTIEWIKKQPWCNGTVATIGGSAGGITQNLLAGAVPSGLKAQYILVAPSDMYSDVSYIGSAFRKADVENWTTGNKFDPRALEIHRSHPSYDDYWRANDTHTRFAMMNVPAVNVGGWFDMFAQGTIDQFMGRQHQGGEGSKGRQKLIMGPWQHAVGKMPAGELTFPDANRIPIQYDPVRWFAHYLKGVDNGIDKEPAVAYYVMGDTSMPGAPGNEWRYADDWPIPAKEKPVYLTADKKLTLGAPAQGDAYHEYTFDPANPCPTIGGQNLTIARGSMDQRKVESRDDAVVFTSEPLDKPVEVTGRLWAKIFVSSSALDTDLSVRICDVYPDGRSMLITEGIQRLRYRKSREKPEPLTPGQVEEVTIDCWSTSIVFNAGHRVRVMVTSSNYPRFDVNPGTGQPWSEGGEKVKQTNRIYCDAEHPSRLIVPMPEMQKSSAE, from the coding sequence ATGAAACGCTCTCTGCTGCTAACGGCCACCCTGTTCATGACTTCCTTTCCGTCTTTGGCCGATGAGGCGCTGGCGGCGAAAATGAAAGCGCTCTTTCCCAAGGCGGATGTGGATCATGATGGCCTGCTCTCCTCCACAGAGCAGGCGCAGGCGGCGGAGCATGTGAAGAAAGTGTATGGCGAGCAGTGGTCGCAGAAAATTCTGGGCATGTTTTCTCTGGCCGCGGCTGCGGACAAGACGGTGTCCACAGAAGCCTGGCTGAAGCAGGTGGCTGAAAACACGCGCGAAGTGGCCATGACGACGGAAAGAGTCGCCATGCGTGATGGAGTGAAGCTGGCCACAGACATCTACCTGCCCGCCGGGCCGGGGCCCTTTCCGGTGATTCTGGCGCGCACTCCCTACAACCGTGTGACGCACCACGAGAGCGCGCCGGGCTTTGCCAGAGACGGCTATGCTTTTGTGAATCAGGACATGCGTGGTCGTCATGCTTCTGAGGGCGAGAACCTGCCCTTCATCGGCTGCGGCTGGGGCGAGCATCAGGACGGTGTGGACACCATCGAGTGGATCAAAAAGCAGCCGTGGTGCAATGGGACCGTGGCCACCATCGGCGGGTCGGCGGGCGGAATCACGCAGAACTTGCTGGCCGGGGCGGTGCCTTCGGGATTGAAGGCCCAGTACATCCTGGTGGCTCCCTCGGACATGTATTCTGACGTGAGCTATATCGGCAGCGCCTTCCGCAAAGCGGATGTGGAGAACTGGACCACGGGGAACAAATTTGACCCCCGCGCGCTTGAGATCCACCGCTCTCATCCTTCCTACGATGACTACTGGCGTGCCAACGACACGCATACCCGGTTTGCCATGATGAACGTGCCTGCGGTGAATGTGGGCGGGTGGTTTGACATGTTTGCGCAGGGAACGATCGACCAGTTCATGGGCAGGCAGCATCAGGGCGGCGAGGGGTCCAAAGGCAGACAGAAGCTTATCATGGGGCCATGGCAGCATGCTGTTGGCAAGATGCCAGCCGGGGAGCTCACCTTTCCTGACGCCAATCGCATTCCGATCCAATACGACCCCGTCCGTTGGTTTGCTCACTATCTGAAAGGCGTGGATAATGGCATCGATAAGGAGCCTGCCGTGGCCTACTACGTGATGGGAGACACCAGCATGCCCGGTGCGCCAGGAAATGAATGGCGCTATGCAGACGACTGGCCGATCCCTGCGAAGGAGAAGCCGGTGTATCTCACTGCAGACAAAAAACTGACGCTGGGTGCTCCTGCGCAGGGCGACGCCTATCATGAGTATACCTTTGATCCAGCCAATCCCTGCCCCACCATCGGCGGGCAGAATCTCACCATCGCGCGCGGGTCCATGGATCAGCGCAAGGTGGAGAGCCGTGATGACGCGGTGGTCTTTACCAGCGAGCCGCTGGACAAGCCTGTGGAAGTGACCGGACGTCTCTGGGCCAAGATCTTTGTCTCCTCCAGTGCATTGGACACGGACCTCTCCGTGCGCATCTGCGATGTATATCCAGACGGCCGCAGCATGCTCATCACGGAAGGCATCCAGCGCCTGCGCTACCGCAAGTCGCGCGAGAAGCCTGAGCCGCTGACGCCCGGGCAGGTCGAGGAGGTCACGATCGACTGCTGGTCCACCAGCATTGTCTTCAATGCCGGGCACCGCGTGCGTGTGATGGTGACATCCAGCAACTACCCGCGTTTTGATGTGAACCCCGGCACC